In Lolium rigidum isolate FL_2022 chromosome 7, APGP_CSIRO_Lrig_0.1, whole genome shotgun sequence, the DNA window CAAGGAGTGATGAGTGTATGGCTCATTTTTCTTGCCTCTAGTATCAGAGAAACAGACATATTTTTACACATACCTCAGATGGTGCATCGAATTCTTGCACCTCGCGCTCCGTCAGATTGTCAGCTGAGGCATCATTGAAATTCTCGACGATGTATCTGTGGAAACCAACTGCATGGAATAAACCAACTTATGTGAGGTTATAACTTACAAGGGGAATGGAAAATGTTAAAACAGTATTACATGATTACCTGGAAGAGGAGGCAGGATTTCATGGTCCTTGTAGTAAAATCCTAACTTCCCACCTATATGAGAAAACAAAAATATATACCAGCATGAGGCGGCTGTTAGCAATGATAAAACTATAGGAAACAGAAGGCTTTAACAAATCAAAGTTGTTATAGTAGTGATCAACTCAAATTGCAAATTTATATGTGCTGAAACATCAACAATAACATTAGAGAAGACCGATACAACTTCTGTAAGAACGTACCATTCAGAGGGGTTGTTTTCTCTAGGTAGTTGTTGAAAACATCCCACGATTTTTCTGCGCACTGATTTCGTACATCTGAAATAACATTAGAAGTATTGTCAGCAAAGTTATAGCATACTGTTGCACATACGTCCCAATACAAATAGAAGGGAAAAAGTTTTATACCTTCCCGGGTCAATGAACCATTTTTGTAACATAGCATAACCATGTAACCATCTGGTTCAACAGGGTTGGGAAAAACATGGCCTTCAAGGCTTGGTTTAGCTTCGGCAGTAATCCCAAAAACCTAAATTGCAATTACTAGGAGATAAGTACAACAGTAGCTTGAGAAATAAAAGCCAACAAAACTGAAATAGGATTATTGCAACTCACTGTATCACTAGTACCAAGGCTAATTGCAAGATCACCAGGTGTATTCAGAGTTAACCCTACAACGGATACAACGGAACAATGGAATGTTAATGAAGAATAGAGGAAACTAATGATCACTTCGTGTTCATTGGGTTGTGATTGTTAAATGATGTAGCAGCTGCATCGAAAATGAGAACACCAGCAACTTGTGAAAGATCAAAGAAGCGACAGTGAAGTACCTGCAAGGCTATTGGGATTGTCTCCTGACCATTGAATAACCAAACAGTTCTTATCAAACTGATGCCTGCACATACATAATGATCAGTGTGTATGGGATGATATTGCAATTGATCGTCATTTATTATGCCATTAGGAGGCATTTGTTGTAGCTATGATTCAGCTAGCTTGCCAGACAACATATTATTTCTATAATCTATTAATCTTCGGTGCCTAAAACAATTAGTAATAAATTACCATGACAGCAAAAAAAAGAGGATTAACAGGAACCATTGGAGTTATAGCTTGGCCAGTTCAGATCTAGTGGCATAAAGAGAACCTAGCCAATTTTTCACAGAAACCAGTCACATGCACATGTTGAAAAAGAGTGCAATGGAATAACTTCATTTGGCATGAGTACAATGGTAAAAGAAGAACTCACCTTTCTACAAAATAAGGAGATATGAGACCAGCAGTGGCATAGGCTGGCGCCAGATTTCCAAGCTTCTCTTCAAGAACAGGAGCAGTTGCCTGGAGGAGGAAGCGCAGAGTTTGATATTCTATTCTTACATAAatgtgaaattatattttattttacattTAAGTCATTCAAGAAATTTTGGAGTGCATAGCTGAACAGACGCTAGGGACAAACCTCTAAAACAGTTTTTGACCAGGTCTTCTTGTTTATATCCATCAAGTTCATCCCAGCGCCATCAGTTTCATCAATACTTGCATAGCATCCGACAAGGATCGACGCCATGAATGAGCTCACCAAAGATATCCTCTCAGTATTTTCATAAATATGAGGCGCTGCTTGGTAGATCTTCCTTATCTGAGGCCCGGTGAATCTCTCATAGGCACGAGACCCTGTCAGCTTAGACAACTCCAGTGCACCTCCCACTGCATTCTCTATTTCCCTGCATTGCTTGGTGGTGCTACTGTCCATCCATATTGGTGAGTCCATGGTGGAAAAGGCATCCTTAAGCTGGGACACCAAGCTCTTACTAGGATCCAGGGAAGACAGCACGGCTTGACTGCCCTTCTTCCAGTACACGCTGCCATGTTGTTGCCCACTCCCTGAAACGGCCACAACCTTActgaagtcggtcttcagttttaATTTCTCAAGAAGCAGCTCCAAAGCCTCCACCCACATTATGGTTGGCGAAAATATGCGGCCATCGTCTGAGGGGTCTCTGTGAACCCCGCCCTCGGTTTTGTAGTGCGGTAATTCAGAGTCGAAATTAACAGTTTCAGAAGCTACTATTGTTAACCCATTGTTGAGCACGGTGGCTTTCACAGACCTGTAACATAACATTTGCAGAATTAGACCCCAATTTGGTGGTAAAGAACACGATTATCATGATAATGGAAGGAAAAGACATGACCGCGTGTGAAGCAAATTGTAGGCGTTTTGTATGGTAAGGCGATCATATAGCTTTAAGGGCATCTACAATGCGGGCGCTAACAACAGACGCTAGGGTTGATTTCCTGGCAGTTAGCCCCAATTCCTGGCCGATCCTGGGATTATTGTTTGCGTCGACTCCCAACTAATCGCCGGCGCTTGCACTTTCATTTCCCGCACGAGCCGCTTTGACTAGAGGCGGACGCTATCCACGACGCTAAAAAATCTGAGGCTTCCTTCAACTGACTCAAGAGAATCAATCAGAATATTAGCGCCCAGGCGTTGGACGAAAGGCGCTTCAACACCCGTGGTAGCGCCCAAGAATAGCATCTTGCGTTGGGCTCCTAGGCGCTTAGGCAATAATCACATTTTCTGGTATTATTTTTTCTCCTCTAAGCGTCTGACTAAGCGTCTAGCGTTAGACATGCCCTAACAGGCTGGAACCAGGAGCATATGTGATTAGCAGAGCCATAGAGCTGAAACCAAAAGGCTGGAACCTCACACACAAGTCTCCACGCTTACAAGACTGCCAAtctcatactccctccgatccatattaactgtcacatctagacacattttagtttaaGATGCATCCATATTAGTGACAGTTATATGAATTGGAGGAAGTATTAGATCCTGACGCCTACTTTTGTCATTGCCATTTTAAACGCTTTGTgttgaaaaaaaaaaaacgctATCCATGTGTAGCCCACTGTATTGCATCTTCAGTTAGACACGTAAATTCTAGAGAATCAGATAAATAGTACGGAGTAGTACAATTCTAATCGACACCATTCCAACCCTCACACTTACTCGTCCGCACCATCCCCATCGACTAGAACAACATGCAGTTCGCACGAATAAGGTACTACACGATCCAGCCAGCGTCCGAAGAACCCCAAAAATAAAGGGAACGAGATGGACAGGAGATAAGGAGAGAGGACTCACTGGGTGGAGCTGTCCAATCCGAGGAAGAGAGCCCCATCCGGGAGGGAGCTCCGCCCGACCATGGCTGCCGCCGCCGTTCCGCGGTTCCGCCCGCCTGCCTCGTCGGCCCCCAGGCGAATCCCGCTCCTCCCGATCCGGCAGCAGGCGAGACGCAAGAACGGGGAGGAAGAGAGATCGGGATGGATCGGAGAGGAGAGGGAGCAGATGGTGGAGGCAGAGTGGACTGATCAACAAGACAAATGATTGCTCGGATAAGGACGCCGTTATCTAGGATGGTGGATGGATCAGGATACAGGAGGAGCGGCCATGCAGGAGCCATTCCGTTTCGGGGCTCGCGCGCGCGAGGATCGCGCGCGTCATTCATTATCTGCTCATCTGATCCACCCAGCATGATCATGGACAGATCGGCTGCGAACTTGCGATATGCTGCGTTCGATGCCTGCGTGAGCGGCTTCTTCCTTTTTCCCGTTCAGGTCACTTGCATGTGGGACCCGCCTGCAACTTTGGTCTATGAAAAATCAGACaaattgcatttattagtactacttaaatTGGTAAACAACCAATCCAAACTATATTGAAAATAGTGACTCCAATAGATAAAGGAGAACCACTTCATTGACTAAaatctagaatgtagactattctaGAACAAATTTATGCCTAGAATGCAGAGtttttcagaacggagggagtatttttcaAAATGTACATGCCTAACTATAGAAGACTTTATTATTATTCTAAATAGGCGGCAATAGGTCCATCGAGATAAAGTATGACTAataagcggaaattcaattcggctcccggatgcgtatgctccctctaccacaaaaacatatttcgaagtatcgaaaaaatttgacaaaaaattctacatatacatcttcagaatatatgtgcattcgtcaagtttcacaaaaaaccaacatttttatggtctatgtaaaaaaagaaattttatcttgtgaaaagcattattttttgcactgaaatttgtcttttttatacacaTCACATAATAAGTCgagtttttatgaaacgactttgtgagcgtatagcacgtgaagatgtacgtacaaatttttcgtttcaatttttctgAAGTTCAAAatctgtgta includes these proteins:
- the LOC124675065 gene encoding xylulose kinase 2-like, which produces MVGRSSLPDGALFLGLDSSTQSVKATVLNNGLTIVASETVNFDSELPHYKTEGGVHRDPSDDGRIFSPTIMWVEALELLLEKLKLKTDFSKVVAVSGSGQQHGSVYWKKGSQAVLSSLDPSKSLVSQLKDAFSTMDSPIWMDSSTTKQCREIENAVGGALELSKLTGSRAYERFTGPQIRKIYQAAPHIYENTERISLVSSFMASILVGCYASIDETDGAGMNLMDINKKTWSKTVLEATAPVLEEKLGNLAPAYATAGLISPYFVERHQFDKNCLVIQWSGDNPNSLAGLTLNTPGDLAISLGTSDTVFGITAEAKPSLEGHVFPNPVEPDGYMVMLCYKNGSLTREDVRNQCAEKSWDVFNNYLEKTTPLNGGKLGFYYKDHEILPPLPVGFHRYIVENFNDASADNLTEREVQEFDAPSEVRAIIEGQMLSMRGHAERFGMPNPPKRIIATGGASSNESILKSIAQIFGCPVFTVERPDSASLGAALRAAHGWLCNKEGGFVPISCMYMGNLENTSLGAKLAVPAPGDGEDKELLKKYTLLMQKRMEIERRLVEKIGRA